From the Flavobacterium galactosidilyticum genome, one window contains:
- a CDS encoding PAS domain S-box protein, translated as MKNEIEGYRSLFYQNPSPSFVYEIETFKIVDVNKAALQLYGYTVEEFLSLTVKDFTVKEEIAPLLSIHQNIQNRAENFFLGKFTHLAKSGELLNMEISGYLES; from the coding sequence ATGAAAAATGAAATTGAAGGTTATCGAAGCCTCTTTTATCAAAATCCTTCCCCGTCCTTTGTTTACGAAATAGAAACTTTTAAAATTGTTGATGTTAATAAAGCTGCACTACAGCTTTATGGATATACAGTAGAGGAATTTCTGTCCTTAACTGTAAAAGATTTTACTGTAAAAGAAGAGATTGCTCCATTATTGAGTATTCATCAAAACATTCAAAATCGAGCCGAAAATTTCTTTTTAGGCAAATTTACGCATCTAGCAAAATCGGGCGAATTGCTGAATATGGAAATCAGTGGCTATTTAGAGTCCTAA